In Lycium ferocissimum isolate CSIRO_LF1 chromosome 11, AGI_CSIRO_Lferr_CH_V1, whole genome shotgun sequence, a single genomic region encodes these proteins:
- the LOC132037595 gene encoding heavy metal-associated isoprenylated plant protein 16-like: protein MKQKVVIRLSLSGNDQKCRTKAFKVAVSQPGVESAAMTGDAKNQLEVVGEQIDSVKLTSVLRKTLGQAELVSVGPAGGDKKKDEKAGSDKKPEVAAVVTQPQPALYYYTYPQCPVYQVTDSYDQSNCSIM, encoded by the exons ATGAAG CAAAAGGTGGTTATCAGATTATCTTTGAGTGGGAATGATCAGAAATGTCGGACCAAGGCCTTCAAAGTAGCTGTTTCTCAGCCAG GTGTGGAATCAGCAGCTATGACGGGGGACGCAAAGAACCAATTAGAAGTTGTGGGTGAACAGATTGATTCCGTAAAACTGACGAGTGTGCTCAGGAAGACTTTGGGTCAGGCGGAACTGGTGAGCGTTGGGCCTGCTGGCGGCGATAAGAAGAAAGACGAAAAAGCTGGTTCAGATAAAAAGCCCGAAGTTGCAGCTGTTGTGACACAGCCGCAACCTGCCTTGTATTACTATACCTATCCTCAATGCCCTGTTTACCAAGTTACAGATTCATATGATCAATCCAACTGTtccattatgtga